The Saprospiraceae bacterium genome includes a window with the following:
- a CDS encoding TonB-dependent receptor: MKHILFFFFFLGATLMSAQKYTLKGHLQDTDKNDLIGAVIVLLNPVDSVMAGYGVSDTKGFFNFGNIRAGNYNMQITYVGYGTIQRSLEFSGDEKIKDLGNIIMGSESQLLTEVVISAEYIPIKITKDTIEFNADAFKVQPNANVEELLKRLPGVEVDAEGNIKVQGEDVKAVTVDGKDFFGKDPKMATKNLPADAIKKVQVFDRKSRTSEFTGIDDGNEERTINLELKENRKGGSFGNVMAGYGSDNRYESKLMANKFAKKTQISFIASHNNINQTGISANDYSSLTGSSMMGGGRMGGGASGVPISWGPNNNGEISGGTLGTNFNYDFGQKSKINASYYLSQSKTFLNQSVATENFLPNGVFFSDQLNTSDNKGLNHVIFTNLDLKIDSTTELQFINNLSFRDATSVSARNTNTLSDIRESLNSSEQDQNGGNNGISYSGDLNFRKKLQKKGRTITADARYSNSKADDFTRLISEIYDGNQNLNLFRSVFQEQNGNNNSASYSGGLTFTEPLGTKWFLSLNASRRNNNSETIREFYDLDPETLTNGVFNEALSRAYDNTFVYNLAGSNFRFRNEKLNLSFGVEFQQSNLDGKSANFGEPISKNFNYFLPKASFQLENTNLRLNYSTSVREPSIDQLQPVADNSDPLNVYIGNPNLIPEYRHNMRIFYNFFDQFNFRSFFASVRLGHTFNRITTASFVDEFFVRRREPVNTTGESTVSSFLSYSSPLNFMDAKFRAGVNSSFTKGINFVQNVPTDINRWSNGFNVLLENKKKDLIDISVSSRFSFNNTIYKENRDLNNSFVNQTYEGNLVVYPGKAWSFDTKYEYFIFAQAGFTDDTKINLWQASVSKRFMNDKLTARVRVFDILNQNKGVSRSAVDNLITESISNSIGRYFMFSVQYNLTALGPAQPQQPQMRFMH; this comes from the coding sequence ATGAAACACATCTTATTTTTCTTTTTTTTCTTGGGTGCAACATTGATGAGTGCACAAAAATATACTTTGAAAGGTCATCTGCAGGACACAGACAAAAACGATCTGATCGGAGCTGTAATCGTTTTATTAAATCCGGTTGACTCGGTGATGGCAGGATATGGCGTATCTGACACGAAGGGATTTTTTAATTTCGGCAATATCAGGGCCGGTAATTATAATATGCAGATTACTTATGTTGGTTATGGTACGATTCAGAGAAGTCTGGAGTTTTCGGGCGATGAAAAGATAAAAGATTTAGGAAATATCATCATGGGATCGGAGAGTCAGTTGCTGACAGAAGTCGTAATTTCTGCCGAGTACATTCCCATAAAGATTACGAAAGATACCATTGAGTTTAATGCAGATGCATTTAAAGTACAACCAAACGCCAATGTTGAAGAATTACTGAAACGACTGCCGGGTGTCGAGGTTGACGCTGAAGGAAATATAAAAGTGCAGGGAGAAGACGTAAAAGCGGTCACCGTGGATGGAAAAGATTTTTTTGGAAAAGATCCTAAAATGGCCACCAAAAACTTGCCCGCTGATGCTATCAAAAAAGTTCAGGTTTTTGACCGTAAATCCAGAACTTCAGAATTTACAGGTATTGATGATGGAAATGAAGAACGTACCATCAATCTGGAACTGAAAGAAAACCGTAAGGGTGGTTCATTTGGGAATGTGATGGCAGGATACGGCTCAGACAATCGATATGAATCTAAATTGATGGCTAATAAGTTTGCCAAGAAAACACAGATTTCCTTTATTGCTTCGCATAATAACATCAATCAGACGGGTATCAGTGCCAATGATTATTCTTCTCTGACGGGAAGTTCGATGATGGGGGGTGGTAGAATGGGCGGTGGAGCTTCAGGTGTTCCTATCAGTTGGGGGCCTAATAATAATGGTGAGATATCCGGTGGAACATTAGGAACAAATTTTAACTATGATTTTGGCCAAAAAAGTAAAATCAATGCGAGTTACTATTTATCCCAGTCAAAAACATTTCTGAACCAAAGTGTTGCCACAGAGAATTTTCTGCCCAATGGTGTGTTTTTTTCGGACCAGTTGAATACTTCTGACAATAAAGGTTTGAATCATGTCATATTTACGAATCTGGATTTAAAGATTGATAGTACGACAGAACTTCAATTTATCAACAATTTGTCTTTTCGGGATGCCACATCTGTATCAGCAAGAAATACTAATACTTTAAGCGATATCAGAGAATCTCTTAATTCAAGTGAGCAAGATCAGAACGGGGGGAATAATGGAATTTCTTACAGTGGAGATCTGAATTTTAGAAAAAAACTTCAAAAGAAAGGACGTACGATTACTGCAGATGCACGATATTCCAATTCAAAGGCAGACGATTTTACCAGATTGATAAGTGAAATTTATGATGGAAATCAGAATCTCAATCTTTTCAGATCTGTTTTTCAGGAGCAGAATGGCAACAATAACTCTGCCAGTTATAGCGGTGGACTGACTTTTACAGAACCGTTGGGTACAAAGTGGTTTTTATCATTGAATGCGTCCAGACGTAACAATAATTCTGAAACGATCAGGGAATTTTATGATCTGGATCCTGAAACGCTGACAAACGGTGTTTTTAATGAAGCATTATCCAGAGCTTATGACAACACCTTTGTTTATAATCTGGCAGGAAGTAACTTTCGGTTCCGGAATGAAAAATTAAATCTGAGTTTTGGGGTAGAATTCCAGCAATCCAATCTGGATGGCAAAAGTGCCAATTTTGGTGAACCTATCAGTAAGAATTTTAATTATTTCCTTCCCAAAGCGAGCTTTCAGTTAGAAAATACAAATCTCAGGCTCAATTATTCAACTTCTGTCAGAGAACCATCCATCGATCAGTTGCAGCCGGTTGCTGACAACTCTGACCCGCTGAACGTATATATCGGAAATCCCAATCTGATCCCTGAATATCGTCATAATATGCGGATATTCTACAACTTTTTTGACCAGTTTAATTTCCGGAGCTTCTTTGCGAGTGTCCGATTGGGACATACTTTTAATAGGATAACAACTGCATCTTTTGTGGATGAATTTTTTGTCAGAAGGAGAGAGCCGGTAAATACTACCGGTGAGTCCACGGTTAGTTCGTTTTTGAGTTACAGCAGCCCTTTAAATTTTATGGATGCAAAATTCAGAGCCGGCGTAAATTCTTCATTTACGAAAGGAATAAACTTTGTACAAAACGTACCCACAGACATCAACAGGTGGTCTAACGGATTTAATGTATTATTGGAAAATAAGAAGAAAGATCTGATTGATATTTCTGTTTCTTCCCGATTCAGTTTCAATAATACCATTTATAAAGAAAACAGAGACCTTAACAACAGCTTTGTCAACCAGACGTACGAAGGAAATCTGGTGGTATATCCCGGAAAAGCATGGTCTTTTGACACAAAATATGAATATTTTATTTTTGCACAGGCCGGTTTTACCGATGATACAAAAATAAATCTTTGGCAGGCATCTGTCTCAAAAAGATTTATGAATGATAAGCTAACGGCCAGAGTCAGAGTATTTGATATTTTGAATCAGAATAAAGGAGTCAGCAGAAGTGCAGTAGATAATTTAATCACAGAATCTATCAGTAACTCTATCGGAAGATATTTTATGTTCAGCGTACAGTACAATCTGACTGCATTAGGCCCTGCACAGCCGCAGCAGCCACAGATGCGGTTTATGCATTGA
- the rpsF gene encoding 30S ribosomal protein S6, with the protein MNQYEVNFIIDPVLSGDEIKTTAKTYETLLADEGCEIVNVNEMGLRQMAYPINKRTSGIYHCVEFKTPSGSIIPKLELALRRDERIMRFLSVRLDKYGIQYNEDRRAGKIQSYKKKDPRRKPTDVVMPPKEEEIIAKAPEVVVPPVVVNEEE; encoded by the coding sequence ATGAATCAATATGAAGTGAATTTTATCATCGATCCCGTTCTGTCAGGTGATGAAATTAAAACGACAGCAAAAACGTACGAAACACTCCTTGCAGATGAAGGATGTGAGATCGTTAATGTAAATGAAATGGGTTTAAGACAAATGGCTTACCCGATCAACAAAAGAACATCGGGTATATACCACTGTGTGGAGTTTAAAACTCCTTCAGGAAGTATTATTCCAAAACTAGAACTGGCACTGAGAAGAGATGAGCGTATCATGAGATTTCTATCTGTAAGATTAGACAAATATGGTATTCAGTACAACGAAGACAGAAGAGCCGGTAAAATTCAAAGCTACAAGAAAAAGGATCCCAGAAGGAAACCTACAGATGTGGTGATGCCTCCGAAGGAAGAAGAAATCATCGCGAAGGCACCTGAAGTTGTGGTACCGCCGGTTGTAGTCAACGAAGAAGAATAA
- a CDS encoding collagen-like protein — MNNLSVFIFKGRLCTIFFILLLTFNLTSQNRVEVIGQIKITGGSPGAGKVLTSDDVGLATWENPSGVTSQYAYIYNLAPQTVPIEVDLSFDSNGILTSGFSHTLNSSQITILNSGTYKVNFSVSGTESNQFALFLNGTVLSGGIYGSGAGTQQNNGQLIFLASPGDVVSLRNHSSAAAVTLASFIGGTEANVNASVIIEKL; from the coding sequence ATGAATAACTTAAGTGTTTTTATTTTTAAAGGTCGGCTATGCACAATCTTTTTTATCTTATTATTAACTTTCAATTTGACATCACAAAACAGAGTTGAAGTTATCGGACAAATCAAAATTACAGGCGGATCCCCCGGCGCAGGTAAAGTTCTCACTTCAGACGATGTTGGATTAGCTACCTGGGAAAATCCGTCAGGAGTCACCAGCCAATATGCCTATATTTATAATTTGGCTCCTCAGACTGTGCCAATTGAAGTTGACCTTAGCTTTGATAGCAACGGAATATTAACTTCAGGCTTTTCACACACGCTAAACTCTTCCCAGATTACTATTCTAAATTCAGGCACTTACAAAGTTAACTTTTCCGTTTCCGGAACAGAATCAAACCAGTTTGCTTTATTTTTAAATGGTACGGTGTTGTCCGGAGGAATTTATGGAAGTGGTGCCGGAACTCAGCAAAATAATGGTCAGCTGATTTTTCTTGCATCACCGGGAGATGTAGTTTCGCTTAGAAATCACTCTTCAGCTGCGGCAGTTACTCTAGCCTCATTTATCGGCGGTACAGAGGCGAATGTTAATGCTTCTGTAATTATTGAGAAGCTTTAA
- a CDS encoding 50S ribosomal protein L9, translated as MEIILLKDMENLGYKHDVVKVKPGYGRNYIIPQGLGVNANAANKKKLEAILAEEEAAETARLDEYKVMAAKLEGQTLKIAVKAGTSGKIFGSVTNVQIANALKEQLDLDIERKKIVMSEEVKELGTFSADIHLHKDLKTKIAFELVQD; from the coding sequence ATGGAAATAATTCTTTTAAAAGATATGGAAAACCTGGGTTATAAACACGATGTCGTGAAAGTAAAACCGGGATACGGCAGAAATTATATCATACCTCAGGGTTTAGGTGTAAATGCTAACGCTGCAAACAAAAAGAAACTTGAAGCAATCCTTGCAGAAGAGGAGGCAGCAGAAACGGCAAGATTAGATGAATATAAAGTAATGGCTGCTAAACTGGAAGGTCAGACTTTGAAAATCGCTGTTAAAGCAGGTACTTCAGGTAAGATTTTTGGTAGTGTGACCAATGTTCAGATAGCGAATGCATTGAAGGAGCAATTGGATCTCGATATCGAGCGTAAGAAAATAGTTATGTCTGAAGAAGTGAAAGAATTGGGTACTTTCAGTGCGGATATTCACCTTCACAAGGACCTTAAAACTAAAATTGCCTTTGAATTGGTTCAGGACTAA
- a CDS encoding DUF1800 domain-containing protein, with product METCAELNLNPFLPTAEKPWDRRKAIHLFRRTTFGANLNTINTSITLNPVDVVNNMVDIAVALPLTSPPLWANWTLSNYSSVPEVRNTQIGNQILEWSTQWIVDMKRNGLRDRMSWFWGNHFVTKIDSYFCPSWMHKYHFLLQKHALGNFKTFIYEIGITPAMLVFLNNIQNTRFQPNENYARELLELFSLGVDNGYTQTDIANIARAITGWNGIDQTNLCGNVTFIQPFWDSGQKTIFGKTGNWGYSDVIDILFNERGIEISEFISRKLYANFINPDVNEDMVKLLAKVFRDNNFEIAPLMKALLSSEHFFDDHSVGTIIPGHIEYFLTFLNEIGYPEDKDLLYLLGISTSEFNQQVFNPTDVAGWKGNRDWITTGSFPYRAEGILNIIYYNYTKNNNMVEEFRTLAKGLVSSSETDPAIVCQAIVDYLLPNGLQNQSDYDEALASFKAEIPENYFASGLWNLDWEYAPAQVVFLIIHLASLPEFQLK from the coding sequence ATGGAAACATGTGCTGAATTAAATTTAAACCCTTTCCTACCGACCGCAGAAAAACCTTGGGATAGAAGAAAAGCAATCCATTTGTTCAGAAGAACTACTTTCGGGGCAAATTTGAATACTATAAACACAAGTATAACCTTAAATCCTGTAGATGTTGTTAACAATATGGTGGATATTGCTGTAGCGCTTCCATTAACATCACCACCTTTATGGGCAAACTGGACTTTAAGTAATTACAGTTCAGTTCCTGAAGTTCGAAATACTCAAATAGGTAATCAAATCCTTGAGTGGAGTACTCAATGGATCGTGGACATGAAAAGGAACGGATTGCGTGATCGTATGTCCTGGTTTTGGGGTAATCACTTTGTTACAAAGATCGATTCTTACTTTTGTCCTTCCTGGATGCACAAATATCATTTTTTATTACAAAAGCACGCCTTGGGTAATTTTAAAACTTTCATATATGAGATAGGAATAACTCCGGCCATGCTTGTTTTTCTGAATAATATTCAAAACACCAGATTTCAACCTAACGAAAACTATGCCCGTGAATTGCTGGAACTTTTTTCATTAGGAGTGGACAATGGATACACTCAGACAGATATTGCCAATATAGCACGGGCCATAACCGGATGGAATGGCATAGATCAGACCAATCTTTGTGGAAATGTCACATTTATTCAACCATTCTGGGATTCTGGTCAGAAGACTATTTTCGGTAAAACCGGAAATTGGGGATATAGTGATGTTATAGATATTTTATTCAATGAAAGAGGAATTGAAATCAGTGAATTTATTTCCCGAAAACTGTATGCCAACTTTATAAATCCGGATGTCAATGAAGATATGGTCAAGCTGTTGGCCAAAGTATTTAGAGATAATAATTTTGAGATTGCCCCATTAATGAAAGCATTATTGAGTAGTGAACATTTTTTTGATGATCATTCAGTAGGAACTATTATACCCGGACACATTGAATACTTCTTAACATTTTTAAATGAAATCGGATATCCTGAAGATAAAGATTTACTCTATCTTTTAGGTATAAGTACCAGTGAATTTAACCAACAAGTGTTTAATCCCACTGATGTGGCCGGATGGAAAGGCAACAGGGATTGGATTACTACAGGATCTTTTCCTTATCGGGCTGAAGGTATATTGAATATCATTTATTATAACTACACCAAAAACAATAATATGGTGGAAGAATTCAGGACTTTGGCTAAAGGACTTGTAAGCAGCTCAGAAACAGATCCTGCTATTGTTTGTCAGGCCATTGTTGATTATTTATTACCAAATGGTTTGCAAAATCAATCGGATTATGATGAAGCATTAGCTTCATTTAAAGCAGAAATTCCTGAAAATTATTTTGCATCCGGTCTGTGGAATCTGGATTGGGAATATGCACCGGCTCAGGTAGTTTTTTTAATCATTCATCTGGCCAGTTTACCTGAATTTCAATTAAAATAA
- a CDS encoding multidrug efflux SMR transporter, with the protein MQGYIYLILTIIFETAAIILMKKADGMTHKFYLWSGALCYAATFFLLTMALKYLPMGYTNAVWAGASTFLVYILGTLYFKEKTSFLEFFFVFCILTGLIGLNFIQKTK; encoded by the coding sequence ATGCAAGGTTATATCTACTTAATATTGACAATCATTTTTGAAACAGCTGCCATCATTTTGATGAAAAAAGCAGATGGAATGACGCACAAATTCTATTTATGGAGTGGTGCTTTGTGTTATGCTGCAACATTTTTTCTATTAACGATGGCACTTAAATATCTTCCCATGGGATATACCAATGCAGTTTGGGCCGGTGCCAGCACATTTTTGGTGTACATTTTAGGAACCCTTTATTTTAAGGAAAAGACATCTTTTTTAGAATTTTTCTTTGTTTTTTGCATTTTGACAGGCTTAATAGGATTAAATTTCATCCAAAAGACAAAGTAA
- a CDS encoding DUF1501 domain-containing protein has product MTNHKNNKRVTDLSDLQAHNHDHKLWSRRSFLQTIGMAGGIGLGLGEFGISALTAAPLNFLSGGNTNRILVLIRLKGGNDGLNMIVPTFDYGTYKTNRPTIAINQNDLIGLGNDGAFAIPKTMSGLKSMWDNGAMKIMNSVGYPDHNLSHFTSSDIWNSANENIVLDGDKSGWLGRYMLSQNPDYLTNLPDVPGAIKISSGSSITYQNPDRIDLAVNFNTPDKLLEVAENGFIYDTVNLPDDCYYGEQVGYLRSILNITYKYAPTIANAYSAASNSVAYSGNELSRQLAIVARLIKGNLGTRLYMVTLDGFDTHENQNINHPTLMNNIASAVTDFYADLEADEKANDVLSMTFSEFGRRIKENGGGTDHGTAAPVMFFGPALVGNAILGKNPDLEDVDANGNLKFETDFRSIYATLLESWLCIDAASVDNILDDTYERIPELGFDCLGSSSVVSSLTLTFKHQARMNANGSYTIYYELSRPGNIVVDIYTIMGQKITTLVNEYQLEGPHEEVFINQNFGLTAAMYVYRIRSGRSMVSGKFMVK; this is encoded by the coding sequence ATGACCAATCACAAAAATAATAAAAGAGTAACGGATCTCTCAGATCTTCAGGCGCATAACCATGATCATAAACTGTGGAGCAGGCGAAGTTTTTTACAGACCATCGGAATGGCAGGAGGTATTGGCTTAGGATTAGGCGAATTTGGCATTTCTGCTTTAACAGCTGCACCCTTAAATTTTCTTTCGGGTGGAAATACTAATAGAATCCTTGTGCTCATCAGGCTGAAAGGGGGTAATGATGGTCTCAATATGATAGTACCTACTTTTGATTATGGAACTTATAAAACCAATAGGCCAACTATTGCCATCAATCAGAATGATTTGATAGGTTTAGGCAATGATGGTGCTTTTGCCATACCGAAAACTATGTCCGGATTAAAGTCCATGTGGGACAATGGTGCTATGAAAATAATGAATTCTGTTGGCTATCCGGATCATAATTTATCACATTTTACTTCATCGGATATCTGGAATTCAGCAAATGAAAATATAGTATTGGATGGAGATAAATCAGGATGGTTAGGTCGGTATATGTTGAGTCAAAATCCCGATTATTTAACTAATCTGCCGGATGTGCCGGGTGCTATCAAAATAAGTAGTGGCAGCAGTATTACCTATCAGAATCCTGATAGAATAGACCTTGCCGTCAATTTTAATACGCCGGATAAGTTGTTAGAAGTTGCAGAAAACGGATTTATATACGATACCGTAAATCTACCGGATGATTGTTATTATGGCGAGCAGGTGGGTTATTTAAGGTCGATCCTTAACATTACTTATAAATATGCTCCTACTATTGCTAATGCTTATAGTGCTGCATCCAATTCTGTAGCATACAGCGGGAATGAACTAAGCAGACAACTGGCGATTGTCGCCAGGTTGATAAAAGGAAATCTGGGTACCCGACTATATATGGTGACGTTAGATGGTTTTGATACGCATGAAAATCAGAATATCAATCATCCCACTCTCATGAATAATATTGCTTCTGCTGTGACTGATTTTTATGCTGATCTCGAAGCTGATGAAAAAGCAAATGATGTCCTTTCAATGACTTTTTCAGAATTCGGAAGACGCATCAAAGAAAATGGTGGAGGCACAGACCACGGCACAGCAGCTCCTGTAATGTTTTTTGGGCCTGCACTGGTAGGGAATGCCATTCTTGGTAAAAATCCGGATTTAGAAGATGTCGATGCAAATGGAAATCTGAAATTTGAAACAGACTTCAGGTCCATTTATGCTACTTTACTGGAATCCTGGCTTTGTATAGATGCTGCTTCCGTTGATAATATATTGGATGATACCTATGAAAGAATTCCTGAACTTGGGTTTGATTGTTTAGGTTCCAGTAGTGTAGTTTCTTCATTGACCTTAACTTTCAAACATCAGGCAAGAATGAATGCTAATGGTTCCTATACCATATATTATGAATTATCCAGACCCGGTAATATTGTAGTGGATATTTATACGATTATGGGTCAAAAAATTACAACCTTGGTCAATGAGTATCAGTTAGAAGGCCCGCATGAGGAAGTATTTATTAATCAAAATTTCGGACTGACAGCAGCGATGTATGTGTACCGAATAAGGAGTGGAAGAAGTATGGTGAGTGGTAAATTTATGGTGAAATAA
- a CDS encoding peptide deformylase, with protein sequence MILPIYAYGQPVLKKKAENIDANYEGLAKLIEDMWETMYHASGVGLAAPQIGLSIRLFIADSIQVMEEEKKVGGIKKVFINPEILEETGDLWSYEEGCLSIPNIRGDVERTKVVKIRYQDENFIEHIEIYDGINARVIQHEYDHIEGVLFTEKLKPLKKKLIQGKLKNITAGKATADYKLKFARL encoded by the coding sequence ATGATATTACCTATTTATGCATACGGACAACCGGTCTTAAAGAAGAAAGCTGAGAACATTGATGCAAACTATGAAGGATTGGCCAAGTTGATAGAAGACATGTGGGAAACGATGTATCACGCTTCGGGAGTAGGACTTGCAGCACCTCAAATCGGATTATCCATCAGACTTTTTATTGCAGACTCGATTCAGGTGATGGAAGAAGAGAAGAAGGTGGGCGGTATTAAAAAAGTATTTATCAATCCTGAAATCCTGGAAGAAACAGGTGACTTATGGTCTTATGAAGAGGGATGCCTAAGTATTCCGAATATCAGAGGGGATGTAGAAAGAACAAAAGTGGTCAAAATAAGATATCAGGACGAAAATTTCATCGAACATATTGAGATATATGATGGTATTAATGCAAGAGTCATTCAACACGAATACGACCACATTGAGGGTGTACTGTTTACAGAAAAACTAAAACCGCTGAAGAAAAAACTGATCCAGGGAAAACTGAAGAATATTACAGCAGGAAAAGCAACGGCAGATTATAAACTGAAGTTTGCCAGATTGTAA
- a CDS encoding 30S ribosomal protein S18 — MASRDDIKFLSNPTIGQQRKKYCRFKKFGIKHIDYKDSEFLLQFINEQGKLLPRRITGNSLKYQKLVAVAVKRARHLAILPYVTDLLK; from the coding sequence ATGGCATCAAGAGATGATATAAAATTTTTGAGCAATCCGACCATCGGTCAGCAAAGAAAAAAATACTGCAGATTTAAAAAATTTGGTATTAAACATATAGATTATAAAGATTCTGAATTTTTACTTCAGTTTATTAACGAACAAGGAAAATTACTCCCGAGGAGAATTACCGGTAATTCACTGAAATATCAGAAATTAGTTGCTGTGGCTGTGAAAAGAGCAAGGCACCTTGCTATATTGCCTTATGTAACAGACTTATTAAAGTAA
- a CDS encoding GLPGLI family protein, whose product MKYNLLFSFLIITILANGQSTEGVIKFKHTQYFEFENMPADMPKSQTNFNKLTFNATESIYDRDADVKIEEAVAEDNRRGFMMRRMRDRTERILYTNVDKEITLEQIGFFNKEFLVSDSLAEMKWKISAGEQKEILGYTCMKAILKDTSSKQIIAFFTPQITLPLGPDKYGQLPGVILEIQSAQTHIIATEVNLGPLSKALTLPTKGDKKTRKEFEKLREEKMKEQKEMWGGGGTTIRRGN is encoded by the coding sequence ATGAAATACAATTTGCTTTTCTCATTTCTGATTATTACTATTTTAGCTAACGGACAATCCACAGAAGGAGTAATAAAATTCAAACATACTCAATATTTTGAATTCGAAAATATGCCGGCAGATATGCCCAAATCACAAACCAACTTTAATAAACTGACTTTCAATGCAACGGAGTCTATATATGACAGAGATGCAGATGTCAAAATTGAGGAGGCAGTAGCGGAAGACAACCGAAGGGGGTTTATGATGAGAAGAATGAGGGACAGAACTGAAAGAATCCTTTATACAAATGTGGATAAGGAAATCACGCTGGAACAAATAGGATTTTTCAATAAGGAATTTCTGGTTTCAGATAGTCTGGCTGAAATGAAATGGAAAATAAGTGCCGGAGAACAAAAGGAGATCTTAGGATATACATGTATGAAAGCAATTTTGAAAGATACTTCATCCAAACAGATAATAGCATTTTTTACGCCACAGATAACATTACCGCTTGGTCCGGATAAATATGGCCAATTACCCGGTGTAATATTGGAGATACAAAGTGCACAAACACATATCATCGCTACCGAAGTTAACCTGGGACCACTTTCCAAGGCTCTCACGCTACCAACCAAAGGGGATAAAAAAACCAGGAAGGAATTTGAAAAATTGCGTGAAGAAAAAATGAAAGAACAAAAAGAAATGTGGGGCGGCGGAGGTACGACAATCCGTAGAGGAAATTAG
- the ruvX gene encoding Holliday junction resolvase RuvX — translation MGRILCVDYGLKRCGLAATDPFQLIVNGLQTVETSELIPFLKNYCTSEKVDKIVIGLPTHKDGNFTSIKPDIDRFASVFTVLFPGIAVDYADEQFSSVQAKEAIFQSGAKKKTRQDKALVDKISAVIILQRYLKHF, via the coding sequence ATGGGTAGAATTCTATGTGTGGATTATGGACTGAAAAGATGTGGCCTTGCTGCAACAGATCCATTTCAACTGATTGTAAATGGCTTACAAACAGTGGAGACATCAGAATTAATACCATTTTTGAAAAATTATTGTACTTCTGAGAAGGTCGATAAAATTGTGATAGGTCTTCCCACACATAAAGACGGTAATTTTACATCTATCAAACCGGATATAGATCGCTTTGCCAGTGTGTTTACAGTACTTTTTCCGGGAATAGCTGTCGATTATGCGGACGAGCAATTCAGTTCCGTTCAGGCGAAGGAAGCAATTTTTCAAAGTGGTGCTAAGAAAAAAACGAGACAGGACAAGGCATTGGTCGATAAAATCAGTGCTGTTATTATTTTACAAAGATATCTAAAACACTTTTAA